Proteins from one Erysipelothrix larvae genomic window:
- the tilS gene encoding tRNA lysidine(34) synthetase TilS, producing MYKHVVVGVSGGCDSMALLHSLYQQGIDVIAVHVNYHKRTTALRDQKAVEKLCYDLRVKLIVIDYDDQGSGNFQKDARDFRYMSMVHVAHRYNCEAIAVAHHYDDVLETYIIQMQSGRKSRVLGLKEKSKVLGMTVYRPFINKTKKELIAYSEEHGITYYDDESNFTYDYRRNEIRHALSKKSKTQLEQIEKEMNLKQAALDHYYSHVDEALQGISDSFPLEKYKQICDSYRLDVLRQWIWNQGVTDYSLSKSQLEDFDIKILNESLDEELGYKKLCTSYDSIVIFEPISYSYQLHSVEAFETMYFKLDNVGSVIEGISLNKGDFPITIRTPQKGDKIKMRYGSKNVNRFFIDRKISHNLRHCWPLVENVDKEVIFVSGMGCDILHFSNIPSVFVVKL from the coding sequence ATGTATAAACATGTAGTTGTTGGCGTATCTGGTGGCTGTGACTCAATGGCACTTTTACATTCATTGTATCAACAAGGAATTGATGTAATTGCAGTTCATGTAAACTACCATAAAAGAACAACAGCGCTTCGCGATCAAAAAGCAGTAGAAAAACTATGTTATGATTTAAGGGTTAAACTGATTGTTATTGATTATGATGATCAAGGGTCCGGAAACTTTCAAAAAGATGCACGTGATTTCCGGTATATGAGTATGGTTCATGTTGCGCACAGATACAATTGTGAAGCAATTGCAGTCGCACATCATTATGATGACGTACTGGAAACCTATATCATACAAATGCAATCTGGAAGAAAAAGTCGTGTACTTGGTTTAAAGGAAAAAAGCAAGGTCTTAGGGATGACGGTTTATCGACCATTTATCAATAAAACGAAAAAAGAGCTCATTGCTTATAGTGAAGAACATGGGATTACCTACTACGATGATGAATCTAATTTTACGTATGATTATAGACGAAATGAGATTCGTCATGCACTATCTAAGAAGTCAAAAACTCAATTAGAACAGATTGAAAAGGAGATGAATCTGAAACAAGCAGCGCTTGATCACTATTATTCACATGTTGATGAAGCACTCCAGGGGATTTCAGATTCATTTCCCCTTGAGAAATACAAACAGATTTGTGATTCTTATCGACTGGATGTCTTAAGACAGTGGATTTGGAATCAAGGGGTAACTGATTATAGTTTATCAAAATCTCAATTAGAGGATTTTGATATAAAAATTTTAAATGAATCATTAGATGAAGAACTTGGATACAAAAAGCTATGCACAAGTTATGATTCAATTGTGATTTTTGAACCCATATCTTATAGCTATCAACTCCATTCAGTGGAAGCATTTGAGACAATGTATTTCAAACTGGATAACGTAGGTTCAGTAATTGAAGGCATCTCACTAAATAAAGGTGATTTCCCAATTACCATCAGAACACCACAAAAAGGTGATAAAATCAAGATGAGATATGGATCTAAAAATGTGAATCGTTTCTTTATTGACCGCAAAATATCACATAATTTGCGACATTGTTGGCCTTTAGTTGAAAATGTAGACAAAGAAGTCATATTTGTCTCAGGAATGGGATGCGATATTCTTCATTTCTCTAACATTCCAAGCGTTTTTGTGGTAAAATTATGA
- a CDS encoding rod shape-determining protein, with the protein MFSKAVGIDLGTANVLIYVKGEGIVLDEPSVVSIDAQTKKCLAVGREAKDMLGRTPGRVLAIRPLKDGVIADFEVTEMMLQYFMRKLKLKGVFSRPTVLICCPSNITSVERKAISDAAYRTGAKRVFIEEEPKVAAVGAKLDISKPTGSMVLDIGGGTTDVAILSLGDIVTSTSLKIAGDTLDRVIIKYVKDTYKLLIGDRTAEEIKKSIGTAWMADTEEDEVIEVSGRDLVTGLPNTISLRASETETSMHESLQAIVRACRTVLEQTPPELSADIVTRGIVLTGGGALLRGLDHLISEALNTPVYVAENALTCVAEGTGIMLENLEYVTR; encoded by the coding sequence ATGTTTTCAAAAGCAGTAGGAATTGACTTAGGAACAGCAAACGTATTAATTTATGTCAAAGGTGAAGGAATTGTTTTAGACGAACCTTCAGTTGTATCAATTGATGCGCAAACTAAAAAATGTTTAGCAGTAGGACGTGAAGCGAAAGATATGCTTGGACGTACACCAGGTCGCGTACTAGCAATCCGTCCACTAAAAGATGGGGTAATTGCAGACTTCGAAGTAACAGAAATGATGCTTCAATATTTCATGAGAAAATTAAAACTCAAAGGGGTATTCTCAAGACCAACAGTATTAATTTGCTGTCCGTCAAACATTACATCAGTAGAACGTAAAGCGATTAGTGATGCAGCATACCGTACCGGTGCTAAACGCGTATTTATTGAAGAAGAACCAAAAGTAGCAGCAGTTGGTGCAAAACTCGATATCTCGAAGCCTACAGGTTCAATGGTTCTTGACATAGGTGGTGGTACAACAGATGTCGCAATCCTTTCATTAGGTGATATCGTAACAAGTACATCCCTTAAGATTGCAGGAGATACACTCGATCGTGTTATTATCAAATATGTTAAAGACACTTATAAACTGCTAATCGGTGATCGTACAGCAGAAGAAATTAAGAAAAGTATTGGTACTGCTTGGATGGCAGATACTGAAGAAGATGAAGTGATTGAAGTAAGTGGACGTGACCTTGTTACAGGGCTTCCAAATACAATCTCACTACGTGCATCAGAAACTGAAACATCAATGCATGAAAGCCTACAAGCAATTGTAAGAGCATGCCGTACAGTTCTTGAACAAACACCACCAGAACTTAGTGCTGATATCGTAACACGTGGTATCGTATTAACCGGTGGGGGTGCATTATTAAGAGGTCTTGATCACTTAATCTCAGAAGCACTAAACACACCAGTTTATGTTGCGGAAAATGCATTAACATGTGTTGCGGAAGGTACAGGCATCATGCTTGAAAACCTCGAATATGTAACACGCTAA
- a CDS encoding DUF1146 domain-containing protein has translation MNTYTIIRIVVTIISFVVCAYALSGIDFSKLIRKGHESKAMMLYILLSMGLGYLVAQFILSLSSTYIG, from the coding sequence ATGAATACTTATACTATTATTCGTATCGTAGTAACAATTATATCTTTTGTGGTATGCGCTTATGCGCTATCCGGAATTGACTTTTCTAAGCTAATTCGAAAGGGTCATGAATCAAAAGCAATGATGCTTTATATCCTACTATCAATGGGTTTGGGGTATTTGGTTGCGCAATTTATATTAAGTTTATCAAGCACTTATATAGGATAA
- a CDS encoding IS66 family transposase, producing MFKVKCEPKLKDIFEPFQASPILYVDETGWKVNRGRVWFHTICSNNHPYFLVTQRRADKEISPIVLLCKYRGSLLLDDFKSFFSLTQDFLNKYLS from the coding sequence GTGTTTAAGGTCAAATGCGAACCAAAGCTGAAAGATATATTTGAGCCATTTCAAGCATCACCCATTCTGTACGTTGATGAAACTGGTTGGAAAGTAAACAGAGGACGCGTGTGGTTCCATACAATCTGTAGCAACAACCATCCGTACTTTTTAGTGACTCAAAGGCGCGCCGATAAAGAGATTAGTCCTATTGTTCTCTTATGTAAGTATCGGGGTTCATTGTTACTTGATGACTTCAAGTCATTTTTTAGCTTAACTCAAGATTTTTTAAATAAGTATTTGAGTTAG
- the upp gene encoding uracil phosphoribosyltransferase — MITVLNHPLITHKITQMRRTTTRTKDFRENLDEIAGLMAYEITRDLKLEPVTIETPVETCETYELNRDIVLVPILRAGLGMVNGILDLIPTAKVGHIGVYRDEETLMPHEYFAKFPENLGEAEVMVLDPMLATGGSADAAIEMVKKRGAKSIKLVCLVGAPEGVEVIKEKHPDVDIFLAALDSHLNDKGYIVPGLGDAGDRIFGTK; from the coding sequence ATGATTACAGTTTTAAATCACCCATTAATCACACACAAAATTACGCAAATGAGACGTACAACAACACGTACAAAAGACTTTAGAGAAAATCTTGATGAAATCGCAGGACTCATGGCTTATGAGATTACACGTGATCTTAAATTGGAACCTGTTACAATTGAAACCCCTGTGGAAACATGTGAAACGTATGAGTTAAATCGTGATATCGTTTTAGTTCCAATCTTGCGCGCAGGACTGGGTATGGTCAATGGTATCTTAGATTTAATCCCAACTGCAAAAGTTGGACATATTGGCGTTTACCGTGATGAAGAAACATTGATGCCTCATGAGTATTTTGCAAAGTTCCCTGAAAACTTAGGGGAAGCGGAAGTCATGGTTTTAGACCCAATGCTTGCAACAGGTGGTTCCGCAGATGCTGCCATTGAAATGGTAAAAAAACGTGGCGCAAAAAGTATTAAACTTGTGTGTCTTGTTGGAGCACCAGAGGGTGTAGAAGTAATCAAAGAAAAACATCCAGATGTTGATATTTTCCTCGCAGCACTCGATAGTCATCTCAATGATAAAGGATATATTGTTCCTGGATTGGGAGATGCTGGAGACCGAATTTTCGGAACAAAGTAA
- the glyA gene encoding serine hydroxymethyltransferase, whose amino-acid sequence MKDTEIQRAIEQEANRQMTHIELIASENYVSQDIYEAVGSVLTNKYAEGYPGKRYYGGCECVDVVETLAIERAKKLFGAEHANVQPHSGSQANMAVYMTVLEHGDVVLGMDLNAGGHLTHGHQLNFSGINYTFFGYGVDQLTQRIDYDRVLEMAKEIRPKLIVAGASAYAREIDFKKFREIADEVGAYLMVDMAHIAGLIAAGLHQSPVPYADFVTSTTHKTLRGPRGGLILCKEEFASALDRSVFPGMQGGPLMHVIAGKAVCFKEAMEPEFKDYMKQVVSNIKVLSETMEDLGYNIISGGSDNHLLLVDVKSSIGVTGKHAEIILDKVGITANKNAIPFDTERPFVTSGLRFGTAAMTSRGFKEDEFKKVALWIHEALTHREDEAVLARIRQEVEQFTPNYPVRR is encoded by the coding sequence GTTGGCAGTGTATTGACAAACAAGTATGCTGAAGGATATCCCGGTAAACGCTATTATGGCGGATGCGAATGTGTGGATGTCGTGGAGACTTTAGCAATCGAACGTGCAAAAAAATTATTTGGAGCAGAACATGCAAATGTGCAACCACACAGTGGTTCACAAGCAAATATGGCAGTGTATATGACCGTTTTAGAACATGGAGATGTCGTTCTTGGCATGGATTTAAATGCAGGCGGACACTTAACACACGGTCATCAATTAAACTTTTCAGGCATTAATTATACGTTCTTTGGATATGGTGTGGATCAACTGACCCAACGCATTGACTATGATCGTGTATTAGAAATGGCAAAGGAAATCCGTCCAAAATTAATTGTTGCTGGCGCAAGTGCCTATGCACGAGAAATCGATTTTAAGAAGTTTAGGGAAATCGCAGATGAAGTTGGTGCATATTTGATGGTAGATATGGCACACATTGCAGGACTGATTGCTGCAGGACTTCATCAATCACCGGTTCCATATGCTGATTTTGTAACGAGTACAACCCATAAAACTTTGCGTGGTCCTCGTGGTGGATTGATTCTTTGTAAAGAAGAATTTGCTTCAGCATTAGATCGCAGTGTATTCCCAGGAATGCAAGGTGGACCCTTGATGCATGTGATTGCAGGTAAGGCAGTTTGCTTTAAAGAAGCAATGGAACCAGAATTTAAAGATTATATGAAACAAGTTGTCTCAAACATAAAAGTTTTATCGGAAACGATGGAAGATTTAGGGTATAATATTATCAGTGGCGGATCCGATAATCATCTATTATTGGTGGACGTAAAATCAAGCATTGGTGTTACAGGGAAACATGCAGAAATAATACTCGATAAAGTGGGAATTACTGCAAATAAAAATGCCATTCCGTTTGATACTGAACGCCCATTTGTTACCAGTGGATTACGTTTTGGTACAGCAGCAATGACAAGTCGTGGATTCAAGGAAGACGAATTCAAGAAGGTCGCTTTATGGATTCATGAAGCACTCACACACCGTGAGGACGAAGCAGTATTGGCACGTATTCGACAAGAAGTTGAACAATTTACACCGAACTATCCGGTGAGACGATAA